The following DNA comes from Enterobacter sp. SA187.
GCGCTGAACATGGGCGACGTGATTGACGTCTACCCGTTCAAAGGCGAAGTGCGTAACCACGAAACTGGCGAACTGCTGGCGAACTTTGAACTGAAAACCGACGTGCTGATCGACGAAGTGCGCGCCGGTGGCCGCATCCCGCTGATCATCGGCCGTGGCCTGACCACCAAAGCGCGTGAAGCGCTGGGTCTGCCGCACAGTGAAGTCTTCCGTATTGCTAAGCCGGTTGCGGCGAGCGATAAAGGTTTCTCACTGGCGCAGAAAATGGTGGGCCGCGCCTGTGGCGTGAAGGGCGTTCGCCCTGGCGAATACTGCGAACCGAAAATGACCTCGGTGGGCTCGCAGGACACCACCGGGCCGATGACCCGTGATGAACTGAAAGACCTGGCCTGTCTGGGCTTCTCTGCCGATCTGGTGATGCAGTCCTTCTGCCACACCGCGGCCTATCCGAAGCCAGTGGACGTCACCACACACCACACGCTGCCGGACTTTATTATGAACCGCGGCGGCGTCTCGCTGCGTCCGGGCGACGGCATCATCCACTCATGGCTGAACCGTATGCTGCTGCCGGATACCGTGGGTACCGGCGGTGACTCCCATACCCGTTTCCCGATTGGCATCTCCTTCCCGGCAGGCTCTGGTCTGGTGGCCTTCGCCGCCGCGACCGGCGTGATGCCGCTGGATATGCCGGAATCTGTGCTGGTGCGCTTTAAAGGCCAGATGCAGCCGGGTATCACCCTGCGCGATCTGGTGCACGCCATCCCGCTGTATGCCATTCGCCAGGGTCTGCTGACCGTTGAGAAGAAAGGGAAGAAAAACATCTTCTCTGGTCGCATCCTGGAAATCGAAGGGCTGCCGGAGCTGAAAGTAGAGCAGGCGTTTGAACTGGCGGATGCGTCAGCGGAACGTTCTGCGGCGGGCTGTACTATCAAGCTTGATAAAGCGCCGATTGAAGAATACCTGACCTCCAACATCGTCCTGCTGAAGTGGATGATTGCGGAAGGCTACGGCGACCGCCGTACGCTGGAGCGTCGTATTCAGGGCATGGAAAAATGGCTGGCGGATCCGCAGCTGATGGAAGCCGATGCTGACGCCGAATACGCGGCAGTGATCGACATCGATCTGGCAGATATCAAAGAGCCGATCCTGTGTGCACCGAACGATCCGGATGATGCGCGTCTGCTGTCTGACGTGGCGGGTGAGAAGATTGACGAAGTGTTTATCGGTTCGTGCATGACCAACATCGGTCACTTCCGCGCGGCCGGTAAGCTGCTGGACAACCATAAAGGCCAGCTGCCGACCCGTCTGTGGGTCGCGCCGCCAACCCGTATGGATGCCGCGCAGCTCACCGAAGAGGGCTACTACAGCGTGTTTGGTAAGAGTGGCGCGCGCGTTGAGATCCCGGGCTGTTCACTGTGCATGGGTAACCAGGCGCGTGTGGCAGACGGCTCAACGGTAGTGTCCACTTCGACGCGTAACTTCCCGAACCGTCTGGGCACCGGCGCGAACGTGTTCCTGGCGTCCGCAGAGCTGGCGGCGGTCTCTTCCCTGCTCGGCAAACTGCCGACGCCGGAGGAGTACCAGACCTATATGGCGCAGGTCGATAAGACCGCGGTAGACACCTATCGCTATCTGAACTTCGACAAACTCGGTCAGTACACCGAAAAAGCTGACGCGGTGATCTTCCAGACTGCCGTATAAGTGAGCATTCTCCACTGGTGAGAAAACAAGGGTGAGGGCGGTGATCCGCGCTCACCCTTTTTATTTCTATATCCTCCGCCCGTCCCGCTGTTTTTCTTTCCCGCTGCTGCGATAATTACCCCATTGCTGGATCAGAGGAATGCATCATGGATTACGAATTTTTGCGTGATATCACCGGCGTGGTGAAGGTACGCATGTCGATGGGCCACGAGGTGGTCGGTCACTGGTTTAATGAAGAAGTGAAAGAGAACCTCGCCCTGCTTGATGAAGTGGAAGCGGCGGCGCGGACAGTGAAAGGCAGCGAGCGTCAGTGGCAGCGCGTCGGACACGAATACACCCTGTGGATGGACGGCGAAGAGATCATCGTGCGCGCCAACCAGCTGGAGTTTTCCGGCGACGAGATGGAGGAGGGGATGAATTACTACGACGAGGAGAGCCTGTCGCTGTGCGGCGTTGAGGATTTCCTGCAGGTGGTAAAAGCGTACCGCGAATTCCTGCAGCAGAAATAATCATCACGGAGCGTCCCTGCTCCGTAAACCGGTCTTACACGGCGGGAATATTGCGGCCGTAATAGATTTCGCGCATCTCTTTCCACAGCGCTTCGGTGATCACTTTACGCTCGTCGGCGGTGAGATCTTCCGGGCGGGTGTGGAACATATAGTGTTTCAGGTCGAATTCTTTCAGCAACATCTTGGTGTGGAAGATATTTTCCTGATAAACGTTTACATCCACCATGTCATACAGCGCTTTCATGTCATCGGACAGGAAGTTCTGAATCGAATTGATTTCATGATCGATAAAGTGTTTTTTACCCGACACGTCGCGGGTAAAGCCGCGCACGCGATAGTCAACGGTCACAATATCGGACTCAAGCTGGTGGATTAAATAATTCAGGGCTTTCAGCGGTGAAATCACCCCACAGGTCGAGACTTCAATATCCGCGCGGAAGGTGCACAGTCCGCCCTCCGGATGGCTTTCCGGGTAGGTGTGAACGCAGATATGGCTCTTGTCGAGGTGAGCTACCACGGTTTCCGGCAGCGGGCCAGGATGTTCAGTGTTGTCGATCAGATGCGGTTCAACGGGCTCTTCGCTGACGAGGATCGTCACGCTGGCGCCCTGCGGCTCATAATCCTGACGGGCGATATTCAGGATATTCGCGCCAATAATCGAACAGGTTTCCGTCAGGATCTCCGTCAGTCGATTGGCGTTATAGAGTTCATCGATATAGGCGATATAACCATCGCGCTCTTCAGCCGTATTGGCATAACAGATATCGTAAATACAAAAACTCAGGCTTTTGGTCAGGTTATTAAAGCCATGTAGTTTAAGCTTTTTCAATTTTTATCACCCCCTTAGGATCACTGCGCAAACAGTGCATCGTGCAAATATTGTGGTAACGCGAACGCCGCCGTGTGTACTGCCGGATTGTAATAACGACACGTCAGGTTTGCGCTGTGGAAACGCGCCTGAATAATGCCGGTAGAAAGATGACGCAGCGCGCCGTTGTCCGTCGCCCAGGCGAAGGTCATCACACCACCGTAATAGGTGGGAATGGCGGCCTGATAAAAACTCACATCGTCAAAGTAATGGCTGAGTTTACGGTGACTGTCGATGGCTTCATCCTGCTGCAAAAAGCTCACGCCGTTTTGCGCGACGAAAATACCGCCAGGATTCAGGCAACGCTTGCAGCCTTCGTAAAATGCCGAGGTAAACAGACTTTCGCCAGGCCCGATGGGATCGGTGCAGTCAGAGATGATCACATCAAAGGTTTGCGCGGTCTGGTTAACAAAATTGACGCCGTCGTCAATCACCAGCGTAAAGCGCGGATCGTCATAAGCCCCGGCATTATGATTCGGCAAATACTGGCGGCAGAATGACACGACGCCCGCGTCGATCTCCACCATGGTGATGGTTTCGATACTCTTATGACGGCTCACTTCGCGCAGCATCGCGCCGTCGCCGCCGCCGATGATCAGCACATGCTTCGCATGACCGTGCGCCAGCAGCGGTACGTGGGTCATCATTTCATGATAAATGAACTCATCCCGCTCGGTGGTTTGCACCACGCCATCCAGCGCCATTACGCGCCCGAATGCGGCGTTTTCAAAGATAATCAGATCCTGATGATCGGTTTTTTCGTGGTACAGCACCTTGTCCACGGCGAAGTACTGCCCGAACTGGTCATGCAGCGTTTCGTGCCACAGTTTGCTATCAGTCATTGCTCGCTCCTTCGTTAACACCCATATAAAACGGGCGTAACATGATAGCTAACTAGTGACGGGGATGCACGGCTATAAATCCCTGCCCCGCAGAAGGGGCAGAGGAAGGGTTATTTCACGTAGGCAAGCAGGCTCAGGGAATCACGCGCCAGCGCTTTGCATTTTTTATCCGTGGCGATGCCAATGCCGCTGAGGTCGCGGTAGCTGTCTTCCCCCAGCGCTTTCATGTCAAAGCTCTCGTAGTTGCTCAGATCCCACTGATTCTGCTGGGCGAAAAACACCAGCGCGCGACGGATCTGACCGTTCGGTAAATTCTGGTAGCCACAGTCGTTTTTCAGGAATACAAACACCGCCGTTAAATCGGCCATGTCTTCGGCTTCTGACTCACTGAGTGCATAACTATTTGCTGATACAGCCAGCAGGCTGGCGAACGTAATTGTTCTGAAAAACGTCTTCATTATTTCTACCGGAACATCGAGGAAATTTAACGTTAGCATACTTGGGGGCAGGGCGACGATCTTTATTATTAGAGGTTCGCTTGACCTTACCGCAAGGGCAGGGTTTATGCTCAAAAGCTCGCCAGGCTTTAAAAAGGGAATAAAGATGCAACGTCGTGATTTTATAAAATACTCCGCTGCGCTGGGCGCGATGAGCGCGCTACCGGGATGGACGAAAGCGGCCTTTGCCGCCGCGCCGCAAGCTCTGCCAATCCCGGCGCTGCTGACGCCGGACGCGCAGAGCCGCATTCAGTTACGGGCGCAGGCTGGCACCACCGCCTTCGCCGGGAAAAACGCCGCCACCTGGGGCTATAACGGTAATCTGCTAGGTCCGGCGATCAAACTGCGCCAGGGTAAGGCGGTGACCATTGAGATCAACAACCGGCTGGCGGAAGAAACGACGGTTCACTGGCATGGCCTGGAAGTGCCGGGCGAGGTGGATGGCGGACCGCAGGGCATTATCAAGCCCGGCGGCCAGCGTACCGTCAGCTTTACCCCCAGCCAGCGCGCGGCCACCTGCTGGTTCCATCCTCATCAGCACGCAAAAACCGGTCATCAGGTGGCGATGGGGCTGGCCGGGCTGGTGCTGATCGAAGATGACGAGAGCCGCATGCTGCGTCTGCCGCAACAGTGGGGTATTGATGACGTTCCGGTGATCGTACAGGACAAGCGTTTTAACGCCGACGGGCAGATCGACTATCAGCTGGACATCATGAGCGCGGCGGTCGGCTGGTTTGGCGATACGCTGCTCGCCAATGGTGCGATCTATCCCCGGCATGCCGCCCCGCGCGGCTTGCTGCGCCTGCGTCTGCTGAACGGCTGCAACGCCCGCTCGCTTAACTTCGCCACCAGCGACAAGCGCCCGCTCTATGTGATTGCCAGCGATGGCGGCCTGCTGGCGGAGCCGGTGAAAGTTGCCGAGCTGCCGATGCTGCCGGGGGAGCGTTTTGAAGTGCTGGTGGAGACCCGCGACGGGAAAGACTTCGACCTGATCACCCTGCCGGTCAGCCAGATGGGCATGGCGGTTGCGCCTTTCGACAAGCCGCAGCCGGTGCTGCATATTCAGCCGCTGACCGTTGTGGCGTCCGGCGAGCTGCCTGATACCCTCGCGACCATGCCATCGCTGCCGCCGCTGGATGGCCTGACGCAGCGCACGCTCCAGCTGTCGATGGATCCAATGCTCGACATGATGGGAATGCAGGCGCTACAGAAAAAATATGGCGATCAGGCGATGACCGGCATGGCGGGGCACATGAGTCATGGCGGGATGGATCACGGCAGTATGGATCACGGCGGCATGAACCATGGCGGGCAGGGCGTTGATTTCCGCCATGGCAATATGATTAACGGTAAAGCCTTCGACATGAACACCCCGGCCTTTGCCGCGACCAAAGGGCAGTACGAGCGCTGGGTGATTTCCGGGGAGGGGGACATGATGCTGCATCCGTTCCATATCCACGGCACGCAGTTCCGCATTCTGTCAGAGAACGGCAAGCCGCCCGCGGCGCATCGCGCAGGCTGGAAAGATATCGTCAACGTATTTGGCGCGCGCAGCGAAGTGCTGGTGAAGTTTGACTATGACGCTCCGAAAGCGCAGGCCTATATGGCGCACTGTCATCTGCTCGAGCATGAAGATACGGGGATGATGCTTGGGTTTACGGTATAAAAAAACCGGGTGGCGGCGTCGCCTCACCCGGTATGCTTAACAGGGCTGCCCGGAACGCTTAGCGAACCGGGCATTTTTTACTATTACTTCGCCTCATCCGGCAGCGCATAGGCCACAATATAGTCGCCCATTTTGGTGCCAAACGAACCGTGACCACCGGCGGAAATGACTACATACTGTTTGCCATTCACTTCATAGGTCATCGGCGTCGCCTGACCACCCGCCGGCAGACGGCCCTGCCACAGTTTCTCACCGTTGCTCATGTTGTAAGCGCGCAGGTAGTTATCGGCGGTAGCGGCGATAAACAGCACGTTACCGGCGGTGGAAATCGGACCGCCCAGCATCGGCATACCCATATTGAACGGCACCGGGATCGGCATCGGGAACGGCAGGCTGTCCTGCGGCGTACCAATACGTTTTTTCCACACTACGTCGTTGGTTTTCAGATCCAGCGCGGAGATATAACCCCAGGCAGGCTGTTTACACGGCAGACCAAACGGCGACAGGAACGGGTTCAGCGTCACGCCATACGGCACGCCGTACTGCGGCTGGATCCCGGCTTCGGTACCGCTGCCTTTCGCGTCTTTCGGCTGTTCCATCGGATTGCCCGGACCGCGCGGCATCAGTTTGGAAACAAACGGCAGCGCCATCGGGTTAGCAATCGCCACCTGACGGTTCGGATCGACGGAAATACCGCCCCACTCGAACATACCGAGGTTACCCGGGAACACCAGCGTGCCCTGCTCGGACGGCGGGGTGAAGATGCCTTCATAGCGCAGCTGATGGAACATAACGCGACAGACCAGCTGGTCAAACATGGTCGCGCCCCACATATCCGCACCGGTCAGATCTTTCTTCGGACGGAAGCTCAGCTCAGAGAACGGCTGGGTTTTGGTAACGTAATCGCCTTTCGCCGCGCCCTGCGGAACCGGTTTTTCCGGTGCCGGGACAACCGGCTCGCCATTACGACGATCCAGCACGAAGATGTTACCGGTTTTCGCCGGCGCGTAGATCACCGGTACGGTTTTACCGTTAACGGTAATATCCGCCAGCGTCGGCTGGGCCGGTAAATCCATATCCCACAGATCGTGGTGAACGGTCTGATAGCTCCAGGCCAGTTTACCGGTGGTGGCGTTCAGCGCCAGCACGGAACTGGCATAACGCTCCTGCTCCGGCGTACGGTTGCCGCCCCAGATGTCCGGGGTGCTCACGCCCATCGGCAGATAGACCAGATCCAGCTTGGCGTCATAGGCCGCCGGGGCCCAGGAGTTCGGCGAGTTAAAGGTGAAGCTATGTTCGTCAGACGGGATAGCGTTCGGATCTTTCGCGCCCGGATCGAAGGCCCACAGCAGTTTACCGGTGTTCACATCAAAACCACGGATCACGCCGGACGTTTCGCGGGTGGAGAAGTTATCGGTGACGGAACCGGCAATCACGATAGTTTTATCGGTAATGATCGGCGGCGAAGTCGGTTCGTACAGACCCGGCGTGGTATCCGGCATGTTG
Coding sequences within:
- the acnB gene encoding bifunctional aconitate hydratase 2/2-methylisocitrate dehydratase — its product is MLEEYRKHVAERAAEGIAPKPLDATQMAALVELLKSPPVGEEEFLLDLLANRVPPGVDEAAYVKAGFLAAVAKGETASPLVTPEKAIELLGTMQGGYNIHPLIDALDDAKLAPGAAKALSHTLLMFDNFYDVEEKAKAGNAYAQQVMHSWAEAEWFLSRPPLAEKITVTVFKVTGETNTDDLSPAPDAWSRPDIPLHALAMLKNAREGIVPDQPGSVGPIKQIEELNKKGFPLAYVGDVVGTGSSRKSATNSVLWFMGDDIPNVPNKRGGGLVLGGKIAPIFFNTMEDAGALPIEVDVNALNMGDVIDVYPFKGEVRNHETGELLANFELKTDVLIDEVRAGGRIPLIIGRGLTTKAREALGLPHSEVFRIAKPVAASDKGFSLAQKMVGRACGVKGVRPGEYCEPKMTSVGSQDTTGPMTRDELKDLACLGFSADLVMQSFCHTAAYPKPVDVTTHHTLPDFIMNRGGVSLRPGDGIIHSWLNRMLLPDTVGTGGDSHTRFPIGISFPAGSGLVAFAAATGVMPLDMPESVLVRFKGQMQPGITLRDLVHAIPLYAIRQGLLTVEKKGKKNIFSGRILEIEGLPELKVEQAFELADASAERSAAGCTIKLDKAPIEEYLTSNIVLLKWMIAEGYGDRRTLERRIQGMEKWLADPQLMEADADAEYAAVIDIDLADIKEPILCAPNDPDDARLLSDVAGEKIDEVFIGSCMTNIGHFRAAGKLLDNHKGQLPTRLWVAPPTRMDAAQLTEEGYYSVFGKSGARVEIPGCSLCMGNQARVADGSTVVSTSTRNFPNRLGTGANVFLASAELAAVSSLLGKLPTPEEYQTYMAQVDKTAVDTYRYLNFDKLGQYTEKADAVIFQTAV
- the yacL gene encoding protein YacL codes for the protein MDYEFLRDITGVVKVRMSMGHEVVGHWFNEEVKENLALLDEVEAAARTVKGSERQWQRVGHEYTLWMDGEEIIVRANQLEFSGDEMEEGMNYYDEESLSLCGVEDFLQVVKAYREFLQQK
- the speD gene encoding adenosylmethionine decarboxylase — protein: MKKLKLHGFNNLTKSLSFCIYDICYANTAEERDGYIAYIDELYNANRLTEILTETCSIIGANILNIARQDYEPQGASVTILVSEEPVEPHLIDNTEHPGPLPETVVAHLDKSHICVHTYPESHPEGGLCTFRADIEVSTCGVISPLKALNYLIHQLESDIVTVDYRVRGFTRDVSGKKHFIDHEINSIQNFLSDDMKALYDMVDVNVYQENIFHTKMLLKEFDLKHYMFHTRPEDLTADERKVITEALWKEMREIYYGRNIPAV
- the speE gene encoding polyamine aminopropyltransferase; translation: MTDSKLWHETLHDQFGQYFAVDKVLYHEKTDHQDLIIFENAAFGRVMALDGVVQTTERDEFIYHEMMTHVPLLAHGHAKHVLIIGGGDGAMLREVSRHKSIETITMVEIDAGVVSFCRQYLPNHNAGAYDDPRFTLVIDDGVNFVNQTAQTFDVIISDCTDPIGPGESLFTSAFYEGCKRCLNPGGIFVAQNGVSFLQQDEAIDSHRKLSHYFDDVSFYQAAIPTYYGGVMTFAWATDNGALRHLSTGIIQARFHSANLTCRYYNPAVHTAAFALPQYLHDALFAQ
- a CDS encoding YacC family pilotin-like protein, producing MKTFFRTITFASLLAVSANSYALSESEAEDMADLTAVFVFLKNDCGYQNLPNGQIRRALVFFAQQNQWDLSNYESFDMKALGEDSYRDLSGIGIATDKKCKALARDSLSLLAYVK
- the cueO gene encoding multicopper oxidase CueO, producing the protein MQRRDFIKYSAALGAMSALPGWTKAAFAAAPQALPIPALLTPDAQSRIQLRAQAGTTAFAGKNAATWGYNGNLLGPAIKLRQGKAVTIEINNRLAEETTVHWHGLEVPGEVDGGPQGIIKPGGQRTVSFTPSQRAATCWFHPHQHAKTGHQVAMGLAGLVLIEDDESRMLRLPQQWGIDDVPVIVQDKRFNADGQIDYQLDIMSAAVGWFGDTLLANGAIYPRHAAPRGLLRLRLLNGCNARSLNFATSDKRPLYVIASDGGLLAEPVKVAELPMLPGERFEVLVETRDGKDFDLITLPVSQMGMAVAPFDKPQPVLHIQPLTVVASGELPDTLATMPSLPPLDGLTQRTLQLSMDPMLDMMGMQALQKKYGDQAMTGMAGHMSHGGMDHGSMDHGGMNHGGQGVDFRHGNMINGKAFDMNTPAFAATKGQYERWVISGEGDMMLHPFHIHGTQFRILSENGKPPAAHRAGWKDIVNVFGARSEVLVKFDYDAPKAQAYMAHCHLLEHEDTGMMLGFTV
- a CDS encoding glucose/quinate/shikimate family membrane-bound PQQ-dependent dehydrogenase; the protein is MAENKPHPSRTLVTITALFAAFCGLYLLIGGAWLVAIGGSWYYPVAGLVMLAVTWLLWRSKRSALWVYAALLLGTMIWGVWEVGFDFWALTPRSDILVFFGIWLILPFVWRRLLVPSRGAVAALVVALLVSGAMLTWAGFNDPQEVNGTLSADATPAEPISQVADADWPAYGRNQEGQRYSPLKQINVDNVKDLKEAWVFRTGDLKQPNDPGELTNEVTPIKVGNMLYLCTAHQRLFALDAATGKEKWHFDPQLNTNTSFQHVTCRGVSYHEARADNASPEVIADCPRRIMLPVNDGRLFAINADNGKLCETFANKGILNLQTNMPDTTPGLYEPTSPPIITDKTIVIAGSVTDNFSTRETSGVIRGFDVNTGKLLWAFDPGAKDPNAIPSDEHSFTFNSPNSWAPAAYDAKLDLVYLPMGVSTPDIWGGNRTPEQERYASSVLALNATTGKLAWSYQTVHHDLWDMDLPAQPTLADITVNGKTVPVIYAPAKTGNIFVLDRRNGEPVVPAPEKPVPQGAAKGDYVTKTQPFSELSFRPKKDLTGADMWGATMFDQLVCRVMFHQLRYEGIFTPPSEQGTLVFPGNLGMFEWGGISVDPNRQVAIANPMALPFVSKLMPRGPGNPMEQPKDAKGSGTEAGIQPQYGVPYGVTLNPFLSPFGLPCKQPAWGYISALDLKTNDVVWKKRIGTPQDSLPFPMPIPVPFNMGMPMLGGPISTAGNVLFIAATADNYLRAYNMSNGEKLWQGRLPAGGQATPMTYEVNGKQYVVISAGGHGSFGTKMGDYIVAYALPDEAK